In Streptomyces caniferus, one DNA window encodes the following:
- a CDS encoding potassium channel family protein, which translates to MRVAIAGAGAVGRSIAGELLENGHEILLIDKAPTAISVERVPLAEWLLADACEITSLDEAALQRCNVVIAATGDDKVNLVVSLLAKTEYGVPRVVARVNNPKNEWLFNESWGVDVAVSTPRLMSALVEEAVSVGDLVRLLRFSHGDANLVELTLPPEAALAGTRVGDVEWPEDTSLVTIIRGTRVLTPNKEDALEAGDELLFVAAQSREEQLEDLLSMRREDA; encoded by the coding sequence ATGAGGGTCGCGATCGCAGGCGCCGGCGCGGTGGGCCGTTCCATCGCGGGCGAGCTGCTGGAGAACGGGCACGAGATCCTGCTCATCGACAAGGCGCCGACCGCCATCTCGGTCGAGCGGGTGCCGCTGGCGGAGTGGCTGCTGGCGGACGCCTGCGAGATCACCTCGCTGGACGAGGCGGCGCTGCAGCGCTGCAACGTCGTCATCGCGGCGACCGGCGACGACAAGGTCAACCTCGTCGTCTCGCTGCTCGCCAAGACCGAGTACGGCGTGCCGCGGGTGGTCGCCCGGGTCAATAACCCGAAGAACGAGTGGCTCTTCAACGAGTCCTGGGGCGTCGATGTCGCGGTCTCCACGCCGCGTCTGATGTCGGCCCTGGTCGAGGAGGCGGTGAGCGTCGGCGACCTGGTACGGCTGCTGCGCTTCAGCCACGGCGACGCCAACCTCGTCGAGCTGACGCTGCCCCCGGAGGCCGCACTGGCCGGCACCCGGGTCGGCGATGTCGAGTGGCCCGAGGACACCTCCCTGGTGACGATCATCCGCGGTACGCGGGTGCTCACGCCCAACAAGGAGGACGCGCTGGAGGCCGGCGACGAGCTGCTGTTCGTGGCGGCCCAGTCGCGCGAGGAGCAGCTGGAGGATCTGCTGTCGATGCGGCGCGAGGACGCGTAG